A DNA window from Arachis hypogaea cultivar Tifrunner chromosome 18, arahy.Tifrunner.gnm2.J5K5, whole genome shotgun sequence contains the following coding sequences:
- the LOC112769156 gene encoding beta-adaptin-like protein B isoform X2: MPIVQLYYQLLSTDVVRNLCKKMAPPLVTLLYAEPEIQYVALRNINLMVQRRPPILAHEIKKGCSRYWSLCNQIRDDSGTEGPQQMIQAAKDVVLAEKPMITDDSNQLDLSLLDEILVNITTLSSVYHKPPDAFVTRSHTSAQKAEDEEYPEGSETAYSESSSANPANGAVSTPASVAPPSPPPVVPVLDLLGDLMSLVPSDEPATPAG, translated from the exons ATGCCAATTGTGCAGTTGTACTATCAGCTGTTAAg CACTGATGTGGTTCGAAATCTCTGTAAAAAGATGGCTCCTCCTCTTGTGACATTACTCTATGCAGAACCCGAAATACAATATGTAGCCCTGCGGAATATCAATCTTATGGTACAAAGAAGACCACCAATTCTTGCCCATGAAATTAAG AAAGGCTGTTCGCGCTATTGGTCGTTGTGCAATCAAATTAGAGATGATTCAGGTACTGAGGGCCCACAACAGATGATTCAG GCAGCTAAGGATGTTGTGTTAGCTGAGAAACCTATGATAACTGATGACTCAAACCAACTTGATTTGTCTCTACTTGATGAGATCCTTGTCAACATTACTACATTATCTTCAGTTTATCACAAGCCTCCAGATGCATTTGTAACCCGTTCACACACCTCAGCCCAGAAAGCTGAAGATGAAGAGTATCCTGAGGGAAGTGAAACAGCATATTCTGAGTCATCTTCTGCAAATCCTGCCAATGGTGCTGTTTCAACCCCGGCATCCGTTGCACCGCCATCACCTCCACCTGTCGTGCCTGTGCTGGATTTACTTGGTGATTTGATGAGTCTTGTTCCTAGTGATGAACCAGCTACTCCTGCTGGGTGA
- the LOC112769156 gene encoding beta-adaptin-like protein B isoform X1 produces the protein MYVILQQMELITSTDVVRNLCKKMAPPLVTLLYAEPEIQYVALRNINLMVQRRPPILAHEIKKGCSRYWSLCNQIRDDSGTEGPQQMIQAAKDVVLAEKPMITDDSNQLDLSLLDEILVNITTLSSVYHKPPDAFVTRSHTSAQKAEDEEYPEGSETAYSESSSANPANGAVSTPASVAPPSPPPVVPVLDLLGDLMSLVPSDEPATPAG, from the exons ATGTACGTGATCCTGCAACAAATGGAGCTCATCACCAGCACTGATGTGGTTCGAAATCTCTGTAAAAAGATGGCTCCTCCTCTTGTGACATTACTCTATGCAGAACCCGAAATACAATATGTAGCCCTGCGGAATATCAATCTTATGGTACAAAGAAGACCACCAATTCTTGCCCATGAAATTAAG AAAGGCTGTTCGCGCTATTGGTCGTTGTGCAATCAAATTAGAGATGATTCAGGTACTGAGGGCCCACAACAGATGATTCAG GCAGCTAAGGATGTTGTGTTAGCTGAGAAACCTATGATAACTGATGACTCAAACCAACTTGATTTGTCTCTACTTGATGAGATCCTTGTCAACATTACTACATTATCTTCAGTTTATCACAAGCCTCCAGATGCATTTGTAACCCGTTCACACACCTCAGCCCAGAAAGCTGAAGATGAAGAGTATCCTGAGGGAAGTGAAACAGCATATTCTGAGTCATCTTCTGCAAATCCTGCCAATGGTGCTGTTTCAACCCCGGCATCCGTTGCACCGCCATCACCTCCACCTGTCGTGCCTGTGCTGGATTTACTTGGTGATTTGATGAGTCTTGTTCCTAGTGATGAACCAGCTACTCCTGCTGGGTGA